The DNA sequence GGCAGGCGGCCAGCACGTTAAAGCCCTGGCGCTTTAAATCAAGCGCGCTTTCAAGACCAATACCGCTGGAACTTCCTGTAACTAAAACCGATTTTTGCATAACTTTACCTGCAAATGACTCCCGGATATCAGGAGTCATGATTAACTAAGGGTGCCAAACGCGTCGCCATCCAGTCGGCGATAAACGGCTGGGCGTCGCGATTAGGGTGAATTCCATCGTCCTGCATCCACTGTGGTTTCAGATAAACCTCTTCCATAAAAAAGGGCAGCAGAGGAATATCAAACTCTTTGGCTAGTGCCGGATAAATTGCGCTAAAGGCTTCATTATAACGACGGCCATAGTTGGCAGGCAGGCGAATTTGCATCAGCAGAGGCTGGGCGTTCGCCGCTTTGATACTCTCAATAATGGTTCGCAGGGTTTGTTCCGTCTGCTGCGGCGGGAAACCGCGCAGCCCGTCGTTGCCACCCAGCTCAACCAGCACCCAGCGCGGCTGATGCTGCTGAAGCAGCGCCGGAAGCCTTGCCAGCCCCTGCTGCGAGGTGTCGCCGCTGATGCTGGCGTTAACTACCGGCGTTGTTGCCTGCCACTTATCGTTAAGCAGCGCAGGCCAGGCGGTATTGCCCGTCATTCGATACCCGGCGCTCAGACTGTCGCCGAGAACCAACAGCGTGTCGGCCGCCATCGCGCGGCAGGTAAACAGTACCAGAAACAGGAAAGGCAAATGCCAGCGGAAAACATACTTGAAGTTCATCATCTTAAGAAATCCGTCGGTCAGGGTGAGCATCAGCTTTCCATCCTTACCGGAGTTGAGCTGGTTGTCAAACAAGGGCAGACCATTGCCCTGATTGGCGAGTCGGGTTCGGGTAAATCGACGCTGCTGGCAATTCTCGCCGGGCTGGATGACGGCAGCAGTGGGGAAGTATCTCTGCTCGGGCAGCCGCTACATCAGATGGACGAGGAGGCGCGGGCGAAGCTGCGGGCTAAGCACATCGGCTTTGTTTTTCAATCTTTTATGCTGATACCAACCCTCAATGCGCTGGAAAACGTTGAGCTTCCGGCGCTGCTGCGCGGCGAAAGCGACAGCCAGAGCCGCGGCAGCGCCCGCGCACTGCTGGAGCAGCTGGGGCTGGGCAAACGCCTGCACCACCTGCCGGTGCAGCTTTCCGGCGGCGAGCAGCAGCGGGTCGCGCTGGCGCGCGCGTTTAACGGCCGCCCGGAGCTGCTGTTCGCCGATGAACCGACCGGTAACCTCGATCGTCATACCGGAGATAAAATTGCCGATCTGCT is a window from the Klebsiella oxytoca genome containing:
- the tesA gene encoding multifunctional acyl-CoA thioesterase I/protease I/lysophospholipase L1 encodes the protein MNFKYVFRWHLPFLFLVLFTCRAMAADTLLVLGDSLSAGYRMTGNTAWPALLNDKWQATTPVVNASISGDTSQQGLARLPALLQQHQPRWVLVELGGNDGLRGFPPQQTEQTLRTIIESIKAANAQPLLMQIRLPANYGRRYNEAFSAIYPALAKEFDIPLLPFFMEEVYLKPQWMQDDGIHPNRDAQPFIADWMATRLAPLVNHDS
- the ybbA gene encoding putative ABC transporter ATP-binding protein YbbA, giving the protein MPAENILEVHHLKKSVGQGEHQLSILTGVELVVKQGQTIALIGESGSGKSTLLAILAGLDDGSSGEVSLLGQPLHQMDEEARAKLRAKHIGFVFQSFMLIPTLNALENVELPALLRGESDSQSRGSARALLEQLGLGKRLHHLPVQLSGGEQQRVALARAFNGRPELLFADEPTGNLDRHTGDKIADLLFSLNREHGTTLILVTHDPLLAARCDRRLRLVDGQLREEA